A window from Bacteroidota bacterium encodes these proteins:
- a CDS encoding ATP-binding protein: MLPAAPSFQSSLAAREQLVSAALFDATTDAVYLLDPNGKILCWNAAATACYGWLQEEVIGQSVEDLLYGAEQDAYHLACTGLQAQGRWQGEQRQLTRAGNEVLVFSRFSWLNTPSGRCVLVVNTNVTQQKAIESRLFQSQRMESLGALAGGLAHDMGNMLGSVLMLLEGLPTELEPAKQQLHIQQAVDAARKGIDMVEQMLVFASGGAGRQHTLDTGALLADVLSLLQSVLPDAVRLDLRITPGLWSLEGDPVQLQQVLMNLCLNARDAIVEEGVIRIRAHNITLEQPRLLGRQVVPAGHYVLCSIADNGQGISRANLDRIFEPFYSTKEKGTGLGLATALGIVTRHEGFMDVLSTESLGTTFKVYLPALAPACVPQVSNILILDDDPVFRRGLASLLVSMDLSVSEAQDVASARQELRTAAPDLIMCDLRLDDEHGGAFLSWLKAHPVFKTIPVVAISAGPFPLLIQQQADHTLRKPFGVNELKALLLTISHNP, encoded by the coding sequence ATGTTGCCGGCAGCTCCTTCGTTCCAATCCAGTCTGGCTGCCCGCGAGCAACTCGTATCTGCTGCGTTGTTTGACGCAACAACAGACGCTGTTTATTTGCTCGACCCAAACGGCAAGATTCTTTGCTGGAATGCGGCTGCAACTGCGTGTTACGGATGGTTGCAGGAAGAAGTCATCGGCCAGTCCGTAGAAGATCTATTGTATGGTGCCGAACAAGATGCCTACCATCTTGCGTGCACCGGCTTACAGGCGCAAGGCCGTTGGCAGGGCGAACAACGGCAACTGACCCGCGCAGGCAATGAAGTGCTTGTCTTTAGCCGGTTTTCTTGGCTCAATACCCCCAGTGGCCGTTGTGTACTTGTAGTCAATACCAATGTTACGCAGCAGAAAGCCATTGAAAGTCGTCTCTTTCAATCGCAGCGCATGGAAAGTCTCGGCGCACTGGCCGGCGGGCTGGCGCATGATATGGGGAATATGCTTGGCTCTGTACTCATGCTCCTCGAAGGCTTGCCCACTGAGCTCGAACCTGCAAAGCAGCAATTGCACATCCAGCAGGCTGTTGATGCCGCGCGAAAAGGCATCGATATGGTAGAGCAGATGCTGGTGTTTGCAAGTGGCGGCGCTGGCCGGCAGCATACCCTCGATACGGGCGCCCTGCTGGCTGATGTGCTTTCGCTGTTGCAATCCGTATTGCCCGATGCTGTACGCCTTGATTTGCGCATTACACCGGGTCTGTGGTCGTTGGAAGGAGACCCTGTGCAACTGCAGCAAGTGCTCATGAATCTCTGCCTGAATGCCCGCGATGCTATAGTTGAGGAGGGTGTTATTCGTATCCGTGCGCATAATATTACGCTCGAGCAACCAAGACTACTGGGAAGACAGGTGGTGCCGGCCGGGCATTACGTCCTGTGCTCTATCGCCGACAATGGGCAAGGCATTTCCCGCGCCAATCTGGATCGTATTTTTGAGCCGTTTTATTCGACAAAAGAAAAGGGGACCGGCCTCGGGCTCGCTACTGCCCTCGGGATTGTCACGCGGCACGAAGGGTTTATGGATGTATTAAGTACAGAAAGCCTCGGTACAACCTTTAAAGTTTATCTACCGGCCCTCGCGCCGGCCTGCGTACCGCAAGTATCAAACATCCTCATCCTCGATGATGACCCCGTTTTTCGGCGAGGACTGGCTTCTTTGCTTGTGTCAATGGACCTGTCAGTATCGGAGGCGCAAGATGTCGCCAGTGCACGTCAGGAGTTGCGTACGGCAGCACCCGACCTCATCATGTGTGACCTTCGGCTGGACGACGAACACGGCGGCGCCTTCCTTTCATGGCTTAAGGCACACCCGGTTTTCAAGACAATTCCGGTTGTTGCCATCAGCGCCGGCCCATTTCCGCTTTTGATACAACAACAGGCAGACCATACGCTCCGAAAACCATTTGGCGTAAACGAACTGAAAGCCCTGCTCCTGACCATTTCTCACAATCCATAA
- a CDS encoding citrate synthase, producing the protein MKTAKLTIGDQELDLPVVVGSEGEVGVHVSHVRAKTGAITLDVGFGSTGSCQSGITFINGEKGILRYRGYSIEDLAENSSFVEVSYLLIYGELPNKAQLEKFEHDLKHHSLIHEDLKKFFENYPAKAHPMSVLSAMVATLSTFYPESDAPEQVELNIIRLLAKLNTIAAFSHKKSVGQPYVYPKNKLSFPGNFLNMMFAVPSEEYKISPTLERALDLLLILHAEHEQNCSTSTVRLVGSSGANLFSTIAAGISALSGPLHGGANQAVINMLEMIVADGGDYNKYMAKAKDKEDPFRLMGFGHRVYKNFDPRARIIKKAADDVLEELGIDDPLLDIAKNLERIALEDEYFVERKLYPNVDFYSGILYRAMGIPTEMFTVMFAMGRLPGWIAQWKEMKHDPATRIFRPRQIYTGPNLRSYTPIADR; encoded by the coding sequence ATGAAGACTGCAAAACTTACAATTGGAGATCAGGAGCTAGACTTGCCTGTAGTTGTTGGCTCCGAGGGCGAGGTTGGCGTACACGTTTCCCACGTAAGGGCAAAGACAGGAGCAATTACACTCGATGTAGGCTTTGGCAGTACCGGCTCATGCCAGAGTGGCATCACCTTCATTAACGGTGAAAAAGGTATCCTCCGCTATCGCGGCTACTCCATCGAGGATCTTGCAGAAAACTCATCGTTTGTGGAAGTAAGCTACCTGCTTATCTATGGTGAACTCCCCAACAAGGCGCAGCTTGAAAAATTTGAGCACGACCTCAAACACCATAGCTTAATCCACGAGGATCTAAAGAAGTTTTTTGAAAACTACCCGGCAAAAGCGCATCCAATGAGTGTGCTCTCTGCGATGGTTGCAACGCTTTCAACCTTCTATCCGGAGTCTGATGCCCCCGAACAGGTTGAGTTGAACATCATCCGGTTGCTGGCCAAGTTGAATACCATCGCTGCGTTTTCGCACAAAAAATCAGTTGGACAACCCTACGTTTATCCAAAGAACAAACTGAGCTTCCCGGGCAACTTCCTCAACATGATGTTTGCGGTGCCTTCTGAGGAATACAAGATTTCGCCAACGCTTGAACGCGCGCTTGATCTGTTGCTGATTTTGCATGCCGAGCACGAGCAGAATTGTAGTACCTCAACGGTGCGCCTTGTAGGCAGTAGCGGAGCAAACTTGTTCTCCACGATTGCAGCCGGCATCAGCGCCCTTTCTGGTCCGCTACACGGCGGAGCAAACCAGGCGGTGATCAACATGCTTGAAATGATTGTTGCTGATGGCGGCGATTACAACAAGTACATGGCGAAGGCAAAAGACAAAGAAGATCCGTTCCGTCTGATGGGCTTTGGCCACCGGGTTTACAAAAACTTTGACCCCCGCGCCAGGATTATCAAGAAAGCGGCAGACGACGTACTCGAAGAATTGGGTATTGACGACCCGCTCCTCGACATCGCCAAAAACCTGGAACGTATTGCGCTGGAAGACGAGTATTTCGTTGAGCGTAAGTTGTATCCAAATGTCGATTTCTACAGCGGCATCCTCTACCGGGCAATGGGCATCCCGACAGAAATGTTCACGGTGATGTTTGCCATGGGCCGGCTGCCAGGCTGGATTGCGCAGTGGAAAGAAATGAAACACGACCCTGCAACACGCATCTTCCGTCCAAGGCAGATTTATACTGGACCCAACTTGCGGTCTTATACGCCTATCGCGGATCGGTAG
- a CDS encoding aspartate carbamoyltransferase catalytic subunit, whose amino-acid sequence MAVTVDKSTTRTLTSLEHRHLLGLSTYSEAEIQLILETARQFREVLERPIKRVPTLRGITVVNLFFESSTRTRISFELAEKRLSADTVNFSAAGSSVSKGETLKDTAQNIEAMKIDMAVIRHRSPGAAHFLTQCVDSVVLNAGDGAHEHPTQALLDMLSISDVFDSFKGLNVSIIGDVTHSRVARSNIFGLTTMGANVTLCGPKTLIPYGVEQLGVRVTHNLNEALEGCDVAMALRIQLERQGTSLFPSLREYHNQFGITAAHLIQHPDLIIMHPGPVNRGVELASDVVDHERAIILNQVTNGVAVRMAALYLLSGAAAG is encoded by the coding sequence ATGGCGGTAACGGTAGATAAAAGCACCACGAGGACCCTGACCTCACTAGAGCATCGTCATTTATTAGGTTTATCAACGTACAGCGAGGCTGAAATTCAGCTCATTCTCGAAACAGCACGTCAGTTTCGTGAAGTGTTGGAGCGGCCGATCAAACGTGTGCCAACGTTGCGTGGTATCACGGTGGTGAACCTATTTTTTGAGTCCTCAACCAGGACGCGTATTTCGTTCGAATTAGCAGAAAAACGTCTTTCTGCAGACACTGTTAATTTCTCTGCAGCCGGCTCCTCAGTTTCCAAAGGCGAAACCCTGAAAGACACGGCACAGAACATTGAAGCCATGAAAATAGATATGGCTGTCATTCGCCACCGATCTCCAGGTGCAGCGCATTTCCTCACGCAATGCGTGGACTCCGTTGTACTCAATGCCGGCGATGGTGCGCATGAACACCCTACCCAGGCTTTGCTGGACATGCTTTCAATTTCTGATGTCTTTGACTCTTTCAAAGGGCTCAATGTGTCAATCATCGGAGACGTTACGCACAGCCGCGTTGCCCGGTCAAATATTTTTGGCCTCACAACCATGGGGGCGAACGTAACGCTCTGTGGCCCCAAAACACTGATCCCGTATGGTGTCGAACAATTGGGCGTGCGCGTAACGCATAACCTCAATGAAGCACTTGAAGGCTGCGATGTTGCGATGGCGTTGCGGATTCAACTCGAGCGCCAGGGGACCAGCTTGTTTCCAAGCCTGCGGGAATACCACAACCAGTTTGGCATTACTGCCGCCCACCTGATCCAGCATCCGGATTTAATTATTATGCATCCTGGGCCAGTAAACCGTGGTGTTGAACTTGCCAGTGATGTTGTAGACCATGAGCGGGCCATCATTCTCAATCAGGTGACAAACGGTGTGGCTGTGCGCATGGCTGCGCTTTATCTGCTGAGCGGCGCTGCTGCGGGTTAA
- the pyrR gene encoding bifunctional pyr operon transcriptional regulator/uracil phosphoribosyltransferase PyrR, whose product MEPQDRIKAKLMDANDLDRTLERMARQIDELIDPAVSSVNDFALIGMQTRGVYLAKRLQEKIRAIEGVEVPLGILDATMYRDDFRLRLKQPAVRATDIRFDISGKHVVLIDDVMYTGRTARAAMDALIDMGRPASVKFLVIVDRGLRELPVYADIVGLQVPTFPGEEVRVRLNEIDKREGVWLVETPRAQLRGTMDQ is encoded by the coding sequence ATGGAGCCGCAAGATCGCATTAAGGCAAAGTTGATGGATGCGAACGATCTGGATCGCACGCTTGAGCGGATGGCGAGGCAGATCGACGAACTCATCGACCCGGCTGTTAGCTCGGTAAACGATTTTGCATTGATAGGTATGCAGACCCGCGGGGTCTACCTGGCAAAGCGTTTGCAGGAAAAGATTCGCGCCATTGAGGGCGTTGAGGTGCCATTGGGCATTCTCGATGCCACCATGTACCGCGATGATTTTCGGTTGCGTTTGAAACAGCCGGCTGTACGCGCTACTGATATCCGTTTTGACATCTCTGGCAAGCACGTTGTGCTTATAGACGATGTCATGTATACGGGCCGAACAGCGCGCGCTGCCATGGATGCGCTGATAGATATGGGGCGGCCGGCTTCTGTTAAATTTCTGGTGATCGTCGACCGTGGACTCCGCGAACTACCTGTTTATGCGGACATCGTCGGACTCCAGGTACCCACTTTTCCCGGTGAAGAAGTTCGCGTGCGTCTCAATGAAATTGACAAGCGTGAAGGGGTGTGGCTCGTAGAGACTCCGCGTGCACAATTGCGAGGCACAATGGATCAATGA
- a CDS encoding trypsin-like peptidase domain-containing protein, with translation MTVTRKIFLFQASILTVVLCLFGLAAEWVAVPASAPALPVELDSREEYRIEQQTFQAVLSDWMPAVVQVRLLKHRHFGFGAKYFEDFFLPENLHKQQTSFADDRMVGSGVIFRQDGFIVTARHLVADADEIHVVLHDGTRLPAIVAGVDLRLDLALLQVAATGLPYNRLDNATAVRAGQLAFAIGSPMAPAFKNSVTMGVVSAAPKATQDTTGAFWLTDAALNPGNSGGPLFGSDGVFLGLAQVPFTDDGVETGLKRVLAAPQVSVAVHRMLARSAAGKAQLGIQYEPVAARHRGAVEIIQVEPGSSASEAGLRQGDIILAINGAQLSNEYELTEEMAGRVPGEVITLTIERGKDAISMQIRLKAAPQSRPAALQGSLADDVIWPALGILIDAMSVPLAYDLGIPAEQGVVVLYADPSRKAYQEAGIRSGMVVVELDGQPVATRADFVRIFAQLKPGTFARVKMYRAHSLDPEITAIKR, from the coding sequence ATGACTGTAACGCGGAAGATTTTTCTTTTCCAGGCGAGTATTCTGACTGTTGTGCTTTGTCTTTTTGGGCTGGCTGCAGAATGGGTGGCCGTGCCTGCGTCAGCGCCGGCTTTGCCGGTGGAGCTGGATTCCAGAGAAGAGTATCGGATAGAACAACAAACTTTTCAAGCTGTGCTATCCGATTGGATGCCGGCGGTTGTACAGGTCCGCTTGCTGAAACACAGGCATTTTGGTTTTGGGGCCAAGTACTTCGAAGACTTCTTCCTGCCTGAAAATTTGCACAAACAGCAAACATCGTTTGCAGACGACCGCATGGTGGGCAGCGGTGTGATTTTTCGCCAGGATGGATTTATTGTTACAGCGAGGCATCTGGTTGCTGATGCTGACGAAATTCACGTGGTGCTGCACGATGGTACAAGGCTTCCTGCCATTGTTGCTGGTGTCGATTTACGGCTGGACCTTGCTTTACTGCAGGTTGCTGCTACCGGGCTGCCATACAACCGCCTGGACAACGCAACCGCTGTGCGTGCCGGACAACTGGCGTTTGCCATTGGTTCACCCATGGCGCCCGCATTCAAGAATTCGGTAACAATGGGGGTTGTTAGTGCTGCGCCGAAAGCCACACAAGACACCACAGGTGCCTTCTGGCTCACCGATGCGGCCCTGAACCCGGGAAATAGCGGCGGCCCCTTGTTTGGTAGTGACGGTGTGTTTTTGGGGCTTGCGCAGGTCCCTTTTACCGATGATGGGGTAGAAACCGGATTGAAACGGGTACTGGCTGCGCCACAAGTTTCTGTAGCTGTGCACCGCATGCTGGCGCGTAGCGCCGCCGGCAAAGCACAATTAGGCATCCAGTATGAGCCCGTGGCTGCGCGGCACCGGGGTGCTGTTGAAATTATTCAGGTAGAACCCGGGTCTTCTGCCTCTGAAGCGGGGTTGCGGCAAGGTGATATTATCCTCGCTATCAACGGGGCCCAACTTTCAAACGAATACGAATTGACGGAAGAGATGGCCGGCCGCGTGCCCGGTGAAGTGATAACGTTGACGATAGAACGCGGCAAAGATGCGATAAGTATGCAAATTCGTCTTAAAGCCGCCCCCCAATCCCGGCCGGCAGCCTTGCAAGGGAGTTTGGCCGACGACGTGATTTGGCCTGCATTGGGGATACTAATCGATGCTATGAGCGTGCCACTGGCATACGATCTCGGTATTCCTGCTGAGCAAGGCGTTGTTGTGCTCTATGCAGACCCGTCGCGAAAAGCTTATCAAGAGGCCGGCATCAGAAGTGGTATGGTGGTCGTGGAACTCGATGGGCAACCTGTGGCAACCCGGGCAGATTTTGTGCGCATCTTTGCACAATTAAAGCCGGGCACCTTCGCGCGCGTTAAAATGTACCGGGCCCATTCGTTAGATCCTGAAATTACTGCAATTAAAAGATAG